The following are encoded in a window of Chondrinema litorale genomic DNA:
- a CDS encoding FAD-binding oxidoreductase, protein MKSTLHAISNSLGTEVPEAAIENFQANFKGKLIFRDDKDYDTSRLVWNKMIDKYPSVIAQCTGVADIISAVNFARDNNMSVSVRGGGHNVAGNAVGDSVLTIDLSNMRSVRVDPIRKTANVQGGATWLDVDHETQAFGLACPGGVVSETGVAGLTLGGGLSWMRRKVGMSIDNLIGADVVLANGNFVHASEKENADLFWAVRGGGGNFGIVSNFEFKLTDLGPTVFFTACMYPRKEAEKVLSYWVNYTKNAPDNITSDCILWAVPEHPNFPEELHNHKVIVVAGMYAGKAEEGEKKMQPLREIATPLLDMSNVYPYKMVQQMFDPFLEKQKLNSYWKCIYLDELTDQLQIRVIKRAAEVQNPQSLISIRNLQGAISRVGSDETAFGDRNARFLLSIDTMWLNDADNERNMNWTRDFFNEMQGFSQGKVYFNFNSDMSSPSDILKVSFGNNFQKLSAIKAKYDPNNFFNLNANIKPVK, encoded by the coding sequence ATGAAAAGTACACTTCACGCTATTTCTAATTCATTGGGAACAGAAGTTCCCGAAGCTGCAATTGAAAATTTTCAAGCCAATTTTAAAGGGAAGTTAATATTTAGAGATGATAAAGATTATGATACTTCCAGATTGGTTTGGAATAAGATGATAGATAAATATCCGTCGGTAATTGCGCAATGTACTGGTGTAGCGGATATTATTTCGGCAGTTAACTTCGCTAGGGATAATAACATGTCGGTATCTGTAAGAGGAGGTGGGCATAATGTAGCTGGTAATGCAGTTGGTGACAGTGTACTTACAATCGACCTTTCTAATATGCGATCTGTTAGGGTTGATCCGATTAGAAAAACAGCCAATGTACAGGGAGGTGCTACTTGGCTGGATGTAGATCATGAAACTCAGGCATTTGGTTTAGCATGTCCAGGTGGTGTTGTGTCTGAGACTGGTGTTGCCGGATTAACTTTAGGCGGAGGACTGAGTTGGATGCGGAGAAAAGTTGGTATGAGTATAGATAATCTTATTGGTGCTGATGTTGTATTGGCAAATGGCAATTTTGTTCATGCAAGCGAAAAAGAAAATGCAGATTTATTCTGGGCTGTAAGAGGCGGTGGTGGAAACTTTGGTATTGTTTCAAACTTTGAGTTTAAACTAACCGATTTGGGTCCAACCGTATTTTTTACTGCTTGTATGTACCCTAGAAAAGAGGCTGAAAAAGTATTAAGTTACTGGGTTAATTATACTAAAAATGCACCTGATAATATCACCTCAGACTGTATACTGTGGGCTGTTCCTGAACATCCAAATTTCCCAGAAGAATTACATAACCATAAGGTAATAGTGGTAGCCGGAATGTATGCCGGTAAAGCTGAAGAAGGCGAAAAAAAGATGCAGCCTTTGAGAGAAATTGCGACTCCATTATTAGATATGAGTAATGTTTACCCGTATAAAATGGTACAACAAATGTTCGATCCATTTTTAGAAAAGCAAAAGTTAAATTCTTATTGGAAATGTATTTATCTCGACGAACTGACTGATCAATTGCAGATAAGAGTAATTAAACGTGCGGCAGAAGTTCAAAACCCTCAATCTTTAATTTCTATAAGAAATTTACAGGGCGCAATAAGTAGAGTAGGTTCAGATGAAACAGCCTTTGGTGATCGCAATGCCAGATTTTTGCTCAGCATAGATACCATGTGGCTAAATGATGCTGATAATGAGCGAAATATGAACTGGACACGCGATTTTTTTAACGAGATGCAAGGCTTCTCTCAAGGTAAAGTTTATTTCAATTTTAATAGTGATATGAGTAGTCCTTCTGATATTTTGAAAGTTTCTTTTGGTAATAATTTCCAGAAACTTAGTGCTATTAAAGCGAAATACGACCCTAATAATTTTTTTAACTTAAATGCGAATATCAAACCTGTTAAATAG
- a CDS encoding metallophosphoesterase: MKKFLSIVKIPVTIYLGYLLICVTLALFGFITVIPLAPGGWKIKTPSYVDEMDKKTPEFEQPIVIYNQDSATIYSTEIQADSLIRKVQSIDAKENFSIQVIYNNSQFEVPIRKDFAIEKSAFEMPEKLIAISDIEGNFEAFSNFLKGTGVINSQYKWTYGNGHLVLLGDFFDRGKYVNECLWLIYKLEEEAKQAGGKVHFILGNHEVMNLIGAYNDKAFKYVNGKFWANAEILDLEYKKWYLPNTELGRWLRSKNTIEKIGDILFVHGGLSPDMFTQNYSINQINEIVRNGIDKNMEDHSLIEQLVLRNKGPLWYRGLAKEEIEESVLDQILLKYNGQKVIIGHSIVDEISTFYHNKVIDIDLHHSDNDLTTGLMISKSGYFVIDSIGETQKLL; encoded by the coding sequence ATGAAGAAGTTTCTTAGCATTGTTAAAATACCTGTAACTATTTATTTAGGCTATCTGCTTATATGTGTAACCTTGGCATTATTTGGTTTCATTACTGTAATTCCTTTAGCTCCAGGAGGTTGGAAAATAAAAACGCCTAGTTATGTTGATGAAATGGATAAAAAAACTCCTGAGTTTGAACAGCCCATTGTAATTTATAATCAAGATTCTGCTACGATTTATAGTACTGAAATTCAAGCAGATAGTTTGATTAGAAAAGTTCAATCTATTGACGCTAAAGAAAATTTCTCTATTCAAGTAATATACAATAATTCACAATTTGAAGTCCCAATTAGGAAAGATTTTGCAATTGAAAAGTCAGCTTTTGAAATGCCTGAGAAGTTGATAGCAATCTCTGATATAGAAGGAAACTTTGAAGCATTTAGTAATTTTTTAAAAGGTACAGGAGTGATAAACTCACAGTATAAATGGACTTATGGGAATGGCCATTTAGTGCTATTGGGTGATTTTTTTGATAGGGGAAAGTATGTAAATGAGTGTTTGTGGTTGATTTATAAACTAGAAGAAGAAGCGAAACAAGCTGGTGGTAAAGTACATTTTATTCTGGGTAATCACGAAGTTATGAATTTGATAGGTGCTTATAATGATAAAGCATTTAAATATGTAAATGGAAAATTTTGGGCAAACGCTGAAATTCTTGACTTGGAATACAAGAAGTGGTATTTACCAAATACAGAGTTAGGAAGATGGTTAAGAAGCAAAAACACTATAGAGAAAATTGGAGATATTTTATTTGTTCATGGAGGTTTAAGTCCTGACATGTTTACTCAAAATTATTCTATCAATCAAATAAATGAGATAGTTCGTAATGGTATAGATAAAAATATGGAAGACCATTCTTTAATTGAACAACTTGTACTCAGAAATAAAGGACCCTTGTGGTATAGAGGGTTGGCAAAAGAGGAAATTGAAGAATCCGTGCTAGATCAAATACTTTTAAAATACAATGGACAAAAAGTGATTATCGGACATAGCATTGTGGATGAAATTAGTACTTTTTATCACAATAAAGTAATAGATATAGACTTGCATCATAGTGATAATGATCTGACAACAGGTTTAATGATTAGTAAGTCAGGCTACTTTGTAATTGATAGTATTGGAGAAACCCAAAAATTACTCTAA
- a CDS encoding sialate O-acetylesterase, producing MKKIIGILFILAAHIPAFAQITMPKIFNDHMVLQRQTDIPIWGKADPGTKIQVELAEYLITTTTNADGNWKVYIPELQAGGPYELKIYNAELKSPAFVYSDVLIGDVWLASGQSNMEWQVQQSASGKEDIPKALNKNIRFFKVPHHFTLEPQDEVLETSWTICDTASVKDITAVGYYFAKKIQADINVPIGIVQSTWGGTPVEAWTSREMLLTNSAAKEKVIVNDTVTVEDFGRDSVELKKFWDIVYNPKEELVKKHADPKLDDSNWKTVSIPGVIKDWEPEHEADWNSDIYEGMIWLRKKVNLKGAFTKKDLTINLGHPEMNYSIYFNGVEICKNQWNANATHTYTIPVSAINKGENTIALRIAALWGGGGLNPPADVIYLTNGKDKMSLTGDWKFEKGLEPLIPKIYYYQQYSTYLFNGMINPLLPYGLKGFIWYQGENNEDDAYNYRELFPMMITDWRIRFEQGYLPFLFIQLPNYYKKETEPSDGKWAVLRESQYKTLALPNTGMVTTIDLGETDNIHPTNKKDVGNRLVAIAENLVYKQDIAAFGPMFKSYEIKGNTIEVEFIGTEGLKTTDGELLKGFAIAGEDQKYHWATAKIEGNKIIVSASEVANPVAVRYDWANNPDGNLTNNTGLPATPFRTDNWKVMTQPE from the coding sequence TTGAAAAAGATAATAGGAATACTATTTATACTAGCTGCCCACATACCTGCCTTTGCGCAGATTACCATGCCTAAAATTTTTAATGATCATATGGTGCTACAGCGCCAGACAGATATACCCATCTGGGGAAAAGCTGATCCCGGTACCAAAATTCAAGTCGAACTAGCCGAATATTTAATAACAACCACTACCAATGCAGATGGCAATTGGAAGGTGTATATTCCAGAACTACAAGCTGGTGGACCATACGAATTGAAAATATATAATGCTGAATTAAAGTCTCCAGCATTTGTCTATTCTGATGTGCTTATTGGTGATGTGTGGTTGGCTTCTGGTCAATCTAATATGGAGTGGCAAGTGCAACAGTCAGCCAGTGGCAAAGAAGATATTCCCAAAGCACTAAACAAAAATATTCGTTTTTTTAAAGTTCCTCATCACTTTACACTTGAACCCCAAGACGAAGTATTAGAAACTAGTTGGACGATCTGTGACACTGCCAGTGTAAAAGATATCACCGCTGTCGGTTATTATTTTGCTAAGAAAATTCAGGCAGATATAAATGTGCCTATTGGCATTGTACAAAGTACTTGGGGTGGTACTCCTGTAGAAGCTTGGACGAGTCGTGAGATGTTGCTTACCAACTCAGCGGCAAAAGAAAAGGTAATTGTAAATGATACTGTAACTGTAGAAGACTTTGGTAGAGATTCGGTAGAGTTAAAAAAATTCTGGGACATTGTATATAATCCAAAAGAGGAATTGGTAAAGAAACATGCAGACCCAAAGTTAGATGATAGCAACTGGAAAACAGTAAGCATTCCCGGAGTTATAAAAGATTGGGAACCTGAGCATGAAGCAGATTGGAATTCAGATATTTACGAAGGAATGATTTGGCTGCGTAAAAAAGTAAACCTGAAAGGTGCATTTACAAAGAAAGATTTAACAATCAATTTGGGGCATCCTGAAATGAATTATTCCATCTATTTTAATGGTGTTGAGATTTGCAAAAACCAATGGAATGCCAATGCTACGCACACTTATACAATTCCAGTTTCAGCGATTAATAAGGGAGAAAATACTATTGCTTTAAGAATAGCTGCTCTTTGGGGTGGTGGCGGACTCAATCCTCCTGCTGATGTGATCTATCTTACTAATGGCAAAGATAAAATGAGCTTAACAGGTGACTGGAAATTTGAGAAAGGTTTAGAGCCACTGATTCCTAAGATTTACTATTACCAGCAATATTCCACTTATTTGTTTAATGGAATGATTAACCCATTGCTACCGTATGGTTTAAAAGGTTTTATTTGGTATCAAGGTGAGAATAATGAGGATGATGCTTATAATTATCGTGAGTTATTCCCTATGATGATTACAGACTGGCGAATCAGGTTTGAGCAGGGATATTTGCCATTTTTATTTATACAACTTCCTAATTACTACAAAAAAGAAACAGAACCTTCTGATGGTAAATGGGCAGTTTTACGAGAATCACAATACAAAACTTTGGCTCTTCCAAACACTGGGATGGTTACCACAATCGATTTGGGAGAAACAGACAATATTCATCCAACAAACAAAAAAGATGTAGGAAATAGATTGGTAGCAATAGCAGAAAATCTGGTTTATAAGCAAGATATAGCTGCTTTTGGTCCTATGTTTAAAAGTTATGAGATAAAGGGGAACACGATAGAAGTCGAGTTTATAGGAACAGAAGGTTTAAAAACAACCGATGGCGAATTATTAAAAGGTTTTGCTATTGCAGGAGAAGATCAAAAATATCATTGGGCAACTGCCAAAATTGAAGGGAATAAGATAATTGTAAGTGCAAGTGAGGTTGCAAATCCAGTAGCAGTAAGATACGATTGGGCAAATAACCCAGATGGAAACCTCACCAATAATACAGGTTTGCCAGCTACTCCATTCCGTACAGATAACTGGAAAGTAATGACCCAACCGGAATAA
- a CDS encoding choice-of-anchor Q domain-containing protein yields MKFLHLFLILIFTITSCDVLNIEKEIEKHNNQSNENEKKFGDFMERPTDIFVNTTGQDDHVFDICDGKGDCNLVDAIETANLRGGTTTIHLQKGKNYYLSEAAYFTKKEKPDGTYQLVLSHSVKDSGLPVIKSTIIIEGNGATLKRRVTRTQVFDKPDSNQIFRIIHNSNSGDLTLKNVTLSEGIIDTKENFSETQNGNGGAIYNAGKLTLENVTIKNNQASKNGGAIFSIGPVSISNSDINQNNALNDGGGLFILGFDNIEIDNSSFTHNTSSGKGGGIFCDAELTLTSSNLSFNNSEQGGGIYLGHDKILYNIFNKLTYSPAFIDQCIIESNETSKAGGGIFCEITEPDETMMGYPSSSSLLNLTIHRSTITNNIATRGGGIMNWFATMYLKDITILNNEAHQDYDSGAGGGMHFEFGFAHMENTVIAKNPVGGDLGGLTVNIGYISESVNFVGDQTFTGPDIIHGNPMIKTLSVSRDTKVYIPMPGSPLIDAGTAMSCLATDQRDLPRPVGSACDLGAVEVQ; encoded by the coding sequence ATGAAGTTTCTTCACTTATTTTTAATTCTAATTTTTACAATTACGTCTTGTGATGTTCTAAACATTGAGAAAGAAATAGAAAAACATAATAATCAATCGAATGAAAACGAAAAAAAATTTGGTGATTTTATGGAACGGCCCACAGATATTTTTGTAAATACCACAGGCCAAGACGATCATGTGTTTGATATATGTGATGGCAAAGGAGATTGTAATCTAGTTGATGCTATTGAAACAGCAAATTTACGTGGAGGAACCACTACAATTCATTTACAAAAAGGAAAAAACTATTATCTTTCAGAAGCTGCATATTTTACTAAAAAGGAAAAACCAGATGGTACTTACCAATTAGTGTTAAGCCATTCAGTAAAAGATAGTGGATTACCTGTAATTAAATCTACAATTATTATCGAAGGCAATGGTGCTACATTAAAGAGACGAGTTACTCGGACTCAAGTTTTTGATAAACCTGATAGTAATCAGATATTTAGAATTATACATAATTCTAATAGCGGAGATTTAACTCTAAAAAATGTTACACTCAGTGAAGGAATTATTGATACAAAAGAAAATTTTTCTGAAACTCAAAATGGTAACGGAGGAGCGATTTATAATGCAGGAAAATTAACCCTTGAGAATGTAACTATAAAAAATAATCAAGCATCAAAAAATGGCGGCGCAATATTTAGTATTGGGCCAGTATCAATTAGCAATTCTGATATAAATCAAAATAATGCCCTAAATGATGGTGGTGGACTATTTATACTCGGATTTGATAATATTGAAATTGATAATAGTTCATTCACTCACAATACAAGCAGTGGTAAAGGTGGAGGTATTTTTTGTGATGCTGAATTGACATTAACTTCTAGCAATCTTTCATTCAATAATAGTGAGCAAGGAGGTGGTATATATTTGGGACACGATAAAATATTATACAATATTTTTAATAAATTGACCTATTCACCTGCATTTATTGATCAATGTATAATTGAATCTAATGAAACCAGTAAAGCTGGTGGAGGTATTTTTTGTGAAATTACTGAGCCAGATGAAACGATGATGGGTTATCCATCTTCATCTAGTCTTTTAAATCTTACAATACACAGGAGTACAATAACAAATAACATTGCTACCAGAGGAGGAGGAATTATGAACTGGTTTGCCACTATGTATTTAAAAGATATAACCATATTAAATAATGAAGCTCACCAAGATTATGATTCAGGAGCTGGAGGAGGCATGCATTTCGAATTTGGATTTGCCCATATGGAAAATACAGTGATTGCTAAAAACCCAGTTGGAGGAGATTTAGGCGGATTAACTGTTAATATCGGATATATATCAGAAAGTGTAAATTTTGTTGGTGATCAAACTTTCACTGGACCAGATATTATTCATGGTAACCCAATGATAAAAACATTGTCTGTCTCACGAGATACAAAAGTGTACATTCCTATGCCTGGAAGTCCGTTGATTGATGCTGGTACAGCCATGAGTTGTCTGGCTACAGACCAAAGAGATTTACCAAGACCTGTAGGCTCTGCATGCGATTTGGGAGCAGTAGAAGTTCAATAA
- a CDS encoding cupredoxin domain-containing protein gives MKKNLAFGLLLLMSLFSVQLFAQEVETIKLTQTEGAFETESLTLKEGTYIFEVTNQGVDRELGFVLAPKGKTDMEFHIKDAYVQNAIKKGETSSSKEVTLKKGEYVYFCPLNPTPQYTLIVE, from the coding sequence ATGAAAAAAAATTTAGCATTTGGTCTTTTATTATTAATGAGTCTCTTCTCAGTACAGTTGTTTGCTCAAGAAGTAGAAACCATCAAACTTACTCAAACAGAAGGTGCTTTTGAAACGGAGAGCCTAACACTTAAAGAAGGAACTTACATTTTTGAAGTAACAAACCAAGGTGTAGATCGCGAATTGGGATTTGTATTAGCTCCCAAAGGAAAAACAGATATGGAGTTTCACATTAAGGATGCTTATGTGCAAAATGCCATTAAGAAAGGAGAAACTTCAAGTTCTAAAGAAGTAACATTAAAAAAAGGGGAGTACGTGTACTTCTGTCCACTAAACCCTACACCGCAATATACACTGATTGTTGAATAG
- a CDS encoding TIGR04282 family arsenosugar biosynthesis glycosyltransferase: MESEKDNLLVAIKPQTQRQKNTAVLLFANSGKKEATSKKFIGKGKKLNTQIASALNKHAIATVKAAGINLVLMDETKQRGNSFGEKLWNASEDVFALGYQSIIVIGNDSPQLNAEHLQFTAKQLNNNKPVIGPSADGGFYLLGMHKNDFDKVSFLNLPWRKANLFFAVKQHFNQQNQVAEILAELTDADDEASLKRILKVASLTVSLNPFLKLLLNLFNSLSEFATILNEQINEFLFISKKSSRAPPLSV, from the coding sequence ATGGAAAGTGAAAAGGATAATTTACTTGTTGCAATAAAACCTCAAACGCAGAGACAAAAAAATACTGCGGTTTTGCTTTTTGCTAATTCTGGCAAAAAAGAAGCAACATCTAAAAAATTTATTGGGAAAGGCAAAAAGCTTAATACGCAAATAGCTTCTGCGCTTAATAAGCATGCAATAGCTACTGTAAAAGCAGCAGGAATTAATTTGGTTTTGATGGATGAAACCAAACAAAGAGGCAATTCATTTGGTGAAAAACTCTGGAATGCAAGTGAAGATGTTTTTGCATTAGGTTATCAATCGATCATTGTAATCGGTAATGATTCGCCGCAACTAAATGCTGAGCATTTACAATTTACAGCTAAGCAGCTAAATAATAATAAGCCAGTAATTGGGCCTTCTGCCGATGGTGGTTTTTATCTGCTTGGGATGCATAAAAATGATTTTGATAAAGTATCATTTTTAAATCTGCCTTGGAGAAAAGCAAACCTTTTCTTTGCAGTAAAACAGCATTTCAACCAACAAAACCAAGTTGCAGAAATTCTTGCAGAACTTACTGATGCTGATGATGAGGCTTCACTAAAAAGAATTTTAAAAGTTGCTAGTCTCACAGTTAGTTTAAATCCATTTCTCAAGCTCTTATTAAATCTGTTTAATAGTCTAAGTGAATTTGCTACAATTCTAAATGAACAGATTAATGAGTTTCTTTTCATTTCTAAAAAATCTTCGAGAGCTCCTCCCCTTTCAGTCTAA
- a CDS encoding TonB-dependent receptor, protein MKIYIFTLFILSFTTAFAQTDLEVNILNPYDGKPIADVEVLIENPQIGYTNSLTTNNFGKVIFRGLSLNGAYRIYTNENSEYLSSEAKDIQLKANAHRSITLVLPPQKEQTLDEVVITSTPATTINTVNAEVASEMSIKKVQELPVEGRDITRMLYRLPNVSQATGFFPEAPNVSINGANGLFNNYMIDGMDNNERFLGGQKFAIPIGFVKNVTVLTNNYSVEFGNTGNGVINITSKSGSNDFEGEVFFVTRPGEVIDAETPYTLRDLSGNEVKQGFQRYQAGFGLGGAITKDKTFYYLNYEHTTDLKDNILSSPVLGIYEEVRGENTFDYLSAKLDHHWSKSFKSSLRANLGLVTLDRQAGGLSGGVTFPSAANGQDRNSILIANQNVLLGDNFVFESNVQYSRFRWNYADPLNPDSPDVTVLDPTGSTIAVLGNPGYIFDSHENTFQLQEKLNVYKGKHTFKFGAELISANHLLYGGGNPNGSYTVQLTQSELDAISAQNLGASLDVNDIPSTATVISYGVELRPASYGTRQNIFSFYAEDQFAASPKLNLTLGLRYDYDNLSKGGSATGDYNNLAPRFSFNYQLSSRSSIRGGYGLFYDKILYSVYSDALQQNNTGDDFKAEIQYFIDQGILPEDTDIERVTFDGNLTVGESNNAGLPFGYLEGPSAETYASQRNLFSNERRILNPNGYDNPYTHQFSLGYQYQIDEHKLFYVDVVYNKSKNLFRTRNLNAPSAWDAVAAGNTARWSSTADSTRALPIYGNYAIIDGEQRSGVAKSVVITETAGTSEYIAASFNLQKERGDDNFAYRIIYTLSRLENDTEDINFRAMDANNFEAEWGPSINDRTHIINTIFNYYPFKNFTATVAMLLQSGQPINRVPDGSLYYIIDSNGNLIGGTTNDLNGDGSAFGDAYVGNSDRYPGESRNSDRLPWSNTFDLGIQYQIPLGVQNSKLELRADVFNLFNTVNLSGYSNNATQSNQIQTGSTASGVIVRKNAAPPRQIQFSARYLF, encoded by the coding sequence ATGAAAATATATATTTTTACCTTATTCATTTTATCCTTTACTACCGCTTTTGCACAAACAGATTTGGAAGTAAACATCTTAAATCCATACGATGGGAAACCCATTGCTGATGTAGAAGTATTGATAGAAAATCCACAAATTGGATATACTAACTCATTGACAACCAACAACTTTGGTAAAGTTATTTTTAGAGGATTATCACTTAATGGTGCTTACAGAATTTACACCAACGAGAACAGTGAATACTTATCAAGCGAAGCCAAAGACATTCAGTTAAAAGCCAATGCACATAGAAGTATCACACTAGTTTTACCACCACAAAAAGAACAAACACTAGACGAAGTAGTAATCACCTCTACACCAGCTACCACCATTAACACAGTAAATGCGGAAGTAGCTTCTGAGATGAGCATTAAGAAAGTTCAAGAATTACCAGTAGAAGGTCGCGACATTACCAGAATGCTTTATAGGTTACCAAATGTAAGCCAGGCAACAGGCTTTTTCCCTGAGGCGCCGAATGTGAGTATTAATGGTGCCAATGGCTTATTCAACAATTACATGATTGATGGAATGGACAATAACGAGCGCTTTCTTGGTGGACAAAAATTTGCCATTCCTATCGGCTTTGTAAAAAATGTAACGGTGCTTACCAATAACTATTCGGTTGAATTCGGTAACACAGGAAACGGAGTAATCAACATCACCTCTAAATCTGGTTCTAATGACTTTGAAGGCGAAGTTTTCTTTGTAACCAGACCAGGAGAAGTAATAGATGCAGAAACTCCCTATACACTTCGCGATTTATCTGGTAATGAAGTAAAACAAGGTTTTCAGCGCTATCAGGCTGGTTTTGGTTTGGGTGGAGCTATCACAAAAGATAAAACTTTTTACTATCTAAACTACGAGCATACTACAGACTTAAAAGATAATATTTTAAGCTCTCCTGTTTTAGGAATTTATGAAGAAGTTCGTGGAGAAAATACCTTTGATTATTTATCAGCCAAGTTAGATCACCACTGGTCAAAAAGTTTCAAATCTTCTCTAAGAGCAAACCTTGGTCTGGTTACTTTAGACAGGCAAGCTGGTGGTTTAAGTGGTGGCGTTACTTTCCCTTCGGCAGCCAATGGCCAAGACAGAAACTCAATTCTTATTGCCAATCAAAACGTGTTGCTGGGCGATAACTTTGTGTTTGAGAGCAATGTACAATATTCACGTTTTCGCTGGAATTATGCAGACCCTTTAAATCCAGACAGTCCAGATGTTACAGTACTTGACCCAACTGGTAGCACCATAGCTGTTTTAGGCAATCCGGGTTACATTTTCGATTCGCACGAAAACACTTTCCAACTTCAAGAAAAATTGAATGTGTACAAAGGCAAACACACTTTTAAGTTTGGTGCAGAATTAATCTCTGCTAACCATTTATTATATGGTGGAGGAAACCCAAACGGAAGTTATACAGTACAGCTCACTCAAAGTGAACTGGATGCTATAAGTGCACAAAATCTAGGAGCTAGTTTAGATGTAAATGATATTCCATCTACAGCAACTGTGATAAGTTATGGTGTAGAGTTAAGACCTGCTAGTTATGGTACAAGGCAAAATATTTTTAGTTTTTATGCAGAAGATCAGTTTGCTGCTTCACCGAAACTCAATCTAACTTTAGGCTTAAGATACGATTATGACAACCTCTCAAAAGGTGGTAGTGCAACAGGCGATTATAACAACCTAGCTCCAAGATTCAGCTTTAATTATCAGTTAAGTAGCCGTAGTAGTATTCGAGGTGGTTACGGACTTTTCTATGATAAAATCTTGTATAGTGTTTACAGTGATGCATTGCAACAAAACAATACAGGCGATGATTTTAAAGCTGAAATTCAATACTTTATCGATCAAGGTATTTTGCCAGAAGATACTGATATTGAACGAGTTACTTTTGATGGAAACCTAACTGTGGGAGAAAGCAATAATGCCGGTTTGCCTTTTGGTTACCTAGAAGGGCCAAGTGCAGAAACTTATGCTAGCCAGAGAAATCTTTTTAGTAATGAAAGAAGAATTCTAAATCCAAACGGTTACGACAATCCTTATACTCATCAGTTTTCTTTGGGTTACCAATACCAAATAGACGAGCACAAATTGTTTTATGTGGATGTGGTTTACAACAAATCTAAGAACCTGTTTAGAACTAGAAACCTCAATGCGCCATCTGCTTGGGATGCTGTGGCTGCTGGAAATACTGCTCGTTGGTCTTCCACTGCTGATAGCACCAGAGCTTTACCGATTTATGGAAACTATGCGATTATAGATGGAGAACAAAGAAGCGGAGTGGCTAAAAGCGTAGTAATTACAGAGACGGCAGGAACTTCGGAATATATCGCAGCAAGCTTCAATCTTCAAAAAGAAAGAGGTGATGATAATTTTGCTTACAGAATCATTTATACATTATCTAGGCTAGAAAACGATACGGAAGATATCAACTTTAGAGCGATGGATGCAAACAATTTCGAAGCAGAATGGGGACCATCCATCAACGATCGTACACACATCATCAACACCATTTTCAATTATTATCCATTTAAAAACTTTACTGCAACAGTGGCAATGTTACTACAAAGTGGCCAGCCAATTAACCGCGTTCCCGATGGAAGTTTATACTACATTATAGATAGCAATGGCAATTTAATTGGCGGCACAACCAATGATTTAAATGGTGATGGAAGTGCATTTGGTGATGCCTATGTAGGTAATAGCGATCGCTATCCGGGAGAATCTAGAAACAGCGATAGATTGCCTTGGTCGAATACATTCGATTTGGGTATACAATACCAGATTCCTTTAGGTGTGCAGAATTCTAAATTAGAGTTAAGAGCTGATGTATTCAATTTGTTTAATACAGTAAACTTGAGTGGATACAGCAACAATGCGACACAAAGCAATCAAATTCAAACTGGATCAACAGCAAGTGGAGTAATTGTAAGAAAAAATGCTGCTCCACCACGCCAAATCCAGTTTTCTGCAAGATATTTATTCTAA